A genome region from Euphorbia lathyris chromosome 4, ddEupLath1.1, whole genome shotgun sequence includes the following:
- the LOC136226823 gene encoding beta carbonic anhydrase 5, chloroplastic, which translates to MASLSPSSSVSKEPFSSPSPIRAPNSKSSSLTRPNILDSRGKLSGNERTQLKLGAVSNDFNDASLKLKAQPPVLVRECKSAKMDSPALTKNERDLFDEMKQRFMSFKKQKYMENLEHFESLAKGQAPKFMVIACADSRVCPSNILGFQPGEAFVVRNVANMVPSYESGPSETNAALEFAVNSLKVENILVIGHSCCGGIRALMSMHDDVETSSFIGSWVSVGMNARLRTKASASNLSFDRQCRHCEKESVNWSLRNLVSYPWIEEKLKNEELSIHGGYYNFVDCTFEKWTLDYKTSNLKHESGTVAVKDQMLWC; encoded by the exons ATGGcttctctttccccttcttccTCCGTTTCCAAGGAACCCTTTTCCTCCCCGTCCCCGATTCGAGCTCCCAATTCTAAGTCTTCGTCTTTGACGAGGCCAAAT ATCTTGGATTCTAGAGGGAAATTGAGTGGAAATGAGCGTACCCAATTGAAATTGGGGGCTGTCTCAAA TGATTTCAATGATGCCAGTCTGAAATTGAAGGCTCAGCCTCCAGTGCTGGTCAGGGAATGTAAAAGTGCCAAAATGGATAGCCCTGCATTAACAAAAAACGAACGTGATCTGTTTGATGAGATGAAACAACGGTTTATGAGCTTCAAAAAGCAGAAATACAT GGAGAATCTGGAACATTTTGAAAGTCTTGCCAAGGGTCAAGcaccaaag TTTATGGTGATTGCTTGTGCAGACTCTAGGGTTTGTCCCTCGAATATCCTGGGATTCCAACCAGGTGAAGCGTTTGTGGTGCGCAATGTTGCAAATATGGTGCCCTCATATGAG AGTGGACCCTCAGAAACTAATGCTGCACTAGAATTTGCTGTAAATTCTCTCAAG gTTGAAAACATTTTAGTCATTGGACACAGTTGCTGTGGAGGCATTCGTGCTCTAATGAGCATGCACGATGACGTAGAAACGAG TAGTTTCATTGGAAGTTGGGTGTCTGTCGGGATGAATGCAAGGTTAAGAACAAAGGCTTCTGCTTCTAATCTCAGCTTTGATCGGCAGTGTAGACACTGTGAGAAG GAATCAGTGAACTGGTCATTGAGAAACCTTGTTAGTTATCCATGGatagaagaaaaattgaaaaatgaagAACTCTCTATTCATGGTGGCTACTACAATTTCGTTGACTGTACATTTGAGAAATGGACACTGGATTACAAGACAAGCAATTTGAAGCATGAAAGTGGCACAGTTGCAGTCAAAGACCAAATGTTATGGTGCTGA
- the LOC136226434 gene encoding uncharacterized protein, with protein sequence MEKGKEMKKSIEWRRNRTPLPIKLLGFKALDNISSRYEIHINCILKMPEVEQGFHPSIVKREIDHSQMHIKLDKKMHFVSVKILKKNQCQDMSTTCFFFGASTHSQGSKSCYSTCYCTMLPANKTERGQEYHSKGNQNCILAKRKFKAPVILNYN encoded by the exons aTGGAGAAGGGAAAAGAGATGAAAAAATCAATCGAATGGAGAAG GAACAGGACCCCGTTGCCAATCAAACTATTGGGTTTCAAAGCACTGGATAATATTTCAAGCCGTTATGAAA TTCACATCAATTGTATTTTGAAAATGCCCGAAGTGGAGCAGGGGTTTCATCCTAGTATAGTTAAAAGAGAGATCGACCATTCTCAGATGCACATTAAGTTGGATAAGAAGATGCATTTTGTTTCGGTGAAGATACTGAAAAAAAATCAGTGTCAAGATATGAGTACTACATGTTTTTTCTTTGGAGCATCTACACACAGTCAGGGATCAAAGTCATGTTACTCAACCTGCTATTGCACAATGTTACCGGCGAATAAAACTGAAAGAGGACAAGAATACCACTCTAAAG GGAATCAGAATTGTATACTTGCTAAGAGGAAATTCAAGGCTCCAGTCATCTTGAATTACAATTGA